A portion of the Papilio machaon chromosome Z, ilPapMach1.1, whole genome shotgun sequence genome contains these proteins:
- the LOC106717056 gene encoding cdc42 homolog, which yields MQTIKCVVVGDGAVGKTCLLISYTTNKFPSEYVPTVFDNYAVTVMIGGEPYTLGLFDTAGQEDYDRLRPLSYPQTDVFLVCFSVVSPSSFENVKEKWVPEITHHQQKTPFLLVGTQIDLRDDPATMEKLAKIKQKPVSLEQGEKLAKELKAVKYVECSALTQKGLKNVFDEAILAALEPPEPPKKKGCRIL from the exons ATGCAGACTATCAAATGTGTAGTAGTTGGTGATGGGGCTGTTGGTAAAACATGTCTTCTGATCAGTTACACAACCAACAAGTTTCCATCGGAATATGTGCCAACAGTCTTTGATAATTATGCCGTAACTGTTATGATTGGTGGAGAACCATACACTTTGGGACTCTTTGATACTGCAG gtcAGGAAGATTATGATAGACTACGACCCTTGAGTTATCCTCAAACAGATGTTTTCCTTGTGTGCTTCAGTGTAGTGAGCCCAAGCTCCTTTGAAAATGTCAAGGAAAAG tgGGTGCCAGAAATAACTCATCATCAGCAAAAGACACCATTCTTACTGGTTGGGACGCAGATAGATTTACGTGATGATCCAGCGACTATGGAGAAGCTTGCTAAGATAAAACAGAAGCCAGTGTCCCTTGAACAAGGAGAGAAACTTGCTAAGGAACTTAAAGCTGTAAAATATGTGGAATGTTCAGCTCTGACTCAG AAAGgattgaaaaatgtatttgacgAAGCTATTCTTGCTGCCCTGGAGCCTCCGGAACCACCAAAGAAAAAGGGATGCAGGATTCTGTAA